One window of the Daphnia pulex isolate KAP4 chromosome 8, ASM2113471v1 genome contains the following:
- the LOC124200705 gene encoding uncharacterized protein LOC124200705: MLDPLEYVDEPIVEAVNNLICDPTRAKLPEHWKWCLTDEDLQQDDPVAYSKITAVRFGVCNDFTFPIKMITVVGGEVFYTVKGVQVTPPNFLPKSFSTVEELTDLLARFDSTNICGGFKLVCKGALTPSMKKETVKQFGERRSKFCPRLLQKGSTCYRCEHLNKLVAGKSPTPSPMERLLDRSQNQLTKIVC; the protein is encoded by the coding sequence ATGCTGGATCCTCTAGAATATGTTGATGAGCCCATCGTAGAAGCAGTCAACAACCTTATTTGTGATCCCACAAGAGCAAAGCTTCCCGAACATTGGAAATGGTGTCTTACTGATGAAGATCTACAACAGGATGATCCCGTAGCTTACAGCAAGATAACTGCTGTTAGATTTGGCGTTTGTAACGACTTCACATTTCCCATCAAAATGATTACAGTTGTAGGTGGTGAAGTGTTTTACACTGTCAAGGGGGTTCAAGTCACACCACCTAATTTCCTGCCAAAATCATTCAGCACAGTAGAAGAACTCACTGACTTGTTGGCTCGCTTTGACTCAACCAATATTTGTGGTGGTTTCAAATTGGTTTGTAAGGGAGCACTAACACCCAGCATGAAAAAAGAGACAGTCAAGCAATTTGGTGAACGGAGATCGAAATTCTGCCCTCGACTTCTCCAGAAAGGCTCCACTTGCTATAGATGCGAACACCTGAATAAGTTAGTGGCTGGTAAATCACCGACCCCAAGTCCAATGGAGAGACTTCTTGACCGAAGCCAGAATCAACTTACAAAAATCGTCTGTTAA